A region from the Pseudopipra pipra isolate bDixPip1 chromosome 8, bDixPip1.hap1, whole genome shotgun sequence genome encodes:
- the PLA2G12B gene encoding group XIIB secretory phospholipase A2-like protein isoform X1 — protein sequence MRLLLRAALLCLCLGPGQCSEGAARESTGHQDPQAESSYSDWGIDTIRDGFETVNSYFDSFLELLGGKNGVCQYRCRYGKAPMPRPHYKPQEPNGCSSNFLGLKVPESLDLGIPAMTKCCNQLDICYDTCGANKYRCDAKFRWCLHSICSDLKRSLGFVSKVQACESVADTVFNAVWTLGCRPFMNSQRSACICSEEERDEL from the exons ATGAGGCTGCTGCTCCGGGCAGCGCTGCTGTGCCTCTGCCTGGGCCCGGGGCAGTGCTCCGAGGGGGCAGCACGGGAGAGCACCGGCCACCAGGACCCACAGGCAGAGTCATCCTACTCCGACTGGGGCATCGACACCATCCGGGACGGCTTCGAAACGGTCAACAGCTACTTCGACTCCTTCCTGGAGCTGCTCGGGGGGAAGAACGGCGTCTGTCAGTACAGATGTCGGTACG gGAAGGCTCCAATGCCACGACCTCACTACAAGCCCCAGGAACCCAACGGCTGTAGCTCCAATTTTCTGGGGCTCAAGGTACCCGAAAGT cTAGATTTGGGCATCCCTGCCATGACCAAGTGCTGTAACCAGCTGGACATTTGCTATGACACCTGCGGGGCCAACAAGTACCGCTGTGACGCCAAGTTCCGCTGGTGCCTCCACTCCATCTGCTCCGACCTCAAGCGCAGCCTCGGCTTTGTCTCCAAGGTCCAAG cctgcGAGTCGGTGGCAGACACCGTGTTCAACGCCGTGTGGACGCTGGGCTGCCGGCCCTTCATGAACAGCCAGCGGAGCGCCTGCATCTGCAGCGAGGAGGAGCGGGACGAGCTGTGA
- the PLA2G12B gene encoding group XIIB secretory phospholipase A2-like protein isoform X2 — MRLLLRAALLCLCLGPGQCSEGAARESTGHQDPQAESSYSDWGIDTIRDGFETVNSYFDSFLELLGGKNGVCQYRCRYGKAPMPRPHYKPQEPNGCSSNFLGLKLDLGIPAMTKCCNQLDICYDTCGANKYRCDAKFRWCLHSICSDLKRSLGFVSKVQACESVADTVFNAVWTLGCRPFMNSQRSACICSEEERDEL, encoded by the exons ATGAGGCTGCTGCTCCGGGCAGCGCTGCTGTGCCTCTGCCTGGGCCCGGGGCAGTGCTCCGAGGGGGCAGCACGGGAGAGCACCGGCCACCAGGACCCACAGGCAGAGTCATCCTACTCCGACTGGGGCATCGACACCATCCGGGACGGCTTCGAAACGGTCAACAGCTACTTCGACTCCTTCCTGGAGCTGCTCGGGGGGAAGAACGGCGTCTGTCAGTACAGATGTCGGTACG gGAAGGCTCCAATGCCACGACCTCACTACAAGCCCCAGGAACCCAACGGCTGTAGCTCCAATTTTCTGGGGCTCAAG cTAGATTTGGGCATCCCTGCCATGACCAAGTGCTGTAACCAGCTGGACATTTGCTATGACACCTGCGGGGCCAACAAGTACCGCTGTGACGCCAAGTTCCGCTGGTGCCTCCACTCCATCTGCTCCGACCTCAAGCGCAGCCTCGGCTTTGTCTCCAAGGTCCAAG cctgcGAGTCGGTGGCAGACACCGTGTTCAACGCCGTGTGGACGCTGGGCTGCCGGCCCTTCATGAACAGCCAGCGGAGCGCCTGCATCTGCAGCGAGGAGGAGCGGGACGAGCTGTGA
- the P4HA1 gene encoding prolyl 4-hydroxylase subunit alpha-1 isoform X1 — MAFNKVWCALALGFLLPFSCAHTDFFTSIGHMTDLINTEKDLVVSLKDYIKAEESKLEQIKKWAEKLDQLTTTATKDPEGFLGHPVNAFKLMKRLNTEWGELESLVLKDMSDGFISNMTIQRQFFPNDEDQTGAAKALLRLQDTYNLDTDTLSRGNLPGVKHKSFLTAEDCFELGKIAYTEADYYHTELWMEQALKQLDEGEVSSADKVYILDYLSYAVYQQGDLGKAMALTKRLLELDPEHQRANGNMKYFEYIMAKEKEGNKSSTDSEEQEKETEVKKKDYLPERRKYEMLCRGEGLKMTPRRQKRLFCRYYDGNRNPRYILGPVKQEDEWDKPRIVRFLDIISDEEIETVKELAKPRLSRATVHDPETGKLTTAHYRVSKSAWLSGYESPVVSRINTRIQDLTGLDVSTAEELQVANYGVGGQYEPHFDFGRKDEPDAFKELGTGNRIATWLFYMSDVSAGGATVFPEVGASVWPRKGTAVFWYNLFPSGEGDYSTRHAACPVLVGNKWVSNKWLHERGQEFRRPCTLSELE, encoded by the exons ATGGCCTTCAACAAGGTTTGGTGTGCCCTAGCCCTTGgatttctgctgcctttttcctGTGCCCACACGGACTTCTTCACTTCCATTG GTCACATGACAGACTTaattaacacagaaaaagatCTGGTGGTGTCACTGAAGGATTACATCAAGGCAGAGGAAAGCAAGCTGGAGCAGATCAAAAA GTGGGCAGAGAAATTGGATCAGCTGACAACCACTGCCACAAAAGACCCAGAGGGGTTTTTGGGACATCCTGTAAATGCCTTCAAGTTGATGAAAAGGCTCAACACAGAGTGGGGTGAGCTGGAGAGCCTGGTGCTGAAGGACATGTCAGATG GCTTTATCTCCAACATGACTATCCAGCGGCAGTTCTTCCCCAATGATGAGGATCAGACTGGGGCAGCCAAAGCCCTTCTGAGGCTCCAGGACACGTATAATCTGGACACAGACACCCTCTCCAGAGGGAATCTGCCAG GTGTGAAGCACAAATCCTTCCTGACAGCTGAGGACTGCTTTGAGCTGGGGAAGATTGCCTACACGGAAGCTGACTACTACCACACGGAGCTCTGGATGGAGCAAGCTCTGAAGCAGCTGGATGAGGGAGAAGTGTCCTCTGCAGACAAAGTCTACATCCTGGACTACCTGAGCTATGCTGTGTATCAGCAGGGGGACCTGGGCAAGGCCATGGCACTCACCAAACGCCTCCTGGAGCTGG ATCCCGAACATCAAAGAGCCAACGGgaacatgaaatattttgaatatatcATGgccaaagagaaagaaggaaataagtCCAGCACGGATTCagaagagcaggagaaggaaacTGAGGTTAAGAAAAAGGATTACCTGCCTGAGAGAAGGAAGTACGAAATGCTGTGCCGTGGGGAGGGGCTCAAAATG ACTCCTCGGAGACAGAAGAGACTCTTCTGCCGCTACTACGACGGGAACAGGAACCCCAGGTACATCCTGGGCCCCGTCAAGCAGGAGGATGAGTGGGACAAGCCCCGGATCGTTCGCTTCCTGGACATCATCTCCGACGAGGAGATCGAGACCGTGAAGGAACTGGCCAAGCCGAGG CTGAGCCGGGCTACTGTGCATGACCCCGAGACTGGCAAACTGACCACAGCACATTACAGAGTCTCGAAGAG TGCGTGGCTGTCGGGGTACGAGAGCCCCGTGGTGTCCCGGATCAACACGAGGATACAGGACCTCACCGGGCTGGACGTGTccacagcagaggagctgcag GTAGCCAACTACGGAGTAGGGGGCCAGTATGAGCCTCACTTTGATTTTGGAAGG AAAGATGAGCCAGATGCTTTTAAGGAATTGGGAACAGGCAACAGAATTGCTACTTGGTTGTTTTAT ATGAGTGACGTGTCAGCAGGGGGAGCCACGGTCTTTCCTGAAGTCGGAGCCAGCGTCTGGCCCAGAAAG GGGACAGCTGTGTTCTGGTACAATCTGTTCCCGAGCGGAGAAGGCGATTACAGCACCCGGCACGCGGCCTGCCCGGTACTAGTGGGGAATAAATGGG TATCCAACAAATGGCTCCACGAGCGGGGGCAGGAATTCCGAAGGCCGTGCACGTTATCGGAGCTGGAATGA
- the P4HA1 gene encoding prolyl 4-hydroxylase subunit alpha-1 isoform X4 gives MAFNKVWCALALGFLLPFSCAHTDFFTSIGHMTDLINTEKDLVVSLKDYIKAEESKLEQIKKWAEKLDQLTTTATKDPEGFLGHPVNAFKLMKRLNTEWGELESLVLKDMSDGFISNMTIQRQFFPNDEDQTGAAKALLRLQDTYNLDTDTLSRGNLPGVKHKSFLTAEDCFELGKIAYTEADYYHTELWMEQALKQLDEGEVSSADKVYILDYLSYAVYQQGDLGKAMALTKRLLELDPEHQRANGNMKYFEYIMAKEKEGNKSSTDSEEQEKETEVKKKDYLPERRKYEMLCRGEGLKMTPRRQKRLFCRYYDGNRNPRYILGPVKQEDEWDKPRIVRFLDIISDEEIETVKELAKPRLRRATISNPITGALETAHYRISKSAWLSGYESPVVSRINTRIQDLTGLDVSTAEELQVANYGVGGQYEPHFDFARKDEPDAFKELGTGNRIATWLFYMSDVSAGGATVFPEVGASVWPRKGTAVFWYNLFPSGEGDYSTRHAACPVLVGNKWVSNKWLHERGQEFRRPCTLSELE, from the exons ATGGCCTTCAACAAGGTTTGGTGTGCCCTAGCCCTTGgatttctgctgcctttttcctGTGCCCACACGGACTTCTTCACTTCCATTG GTCACATGACAGACTTaattaacacagaaaaagatCTGGTGGTGTCACTGAAGGATTACATCAAGGCAGAGGAAAGCAAGCTGGAGCAGATCAAAAA GTGGGCAGAGAAATTGGATCAGCTGACAACCACTGCCACAAAAGACCCAGAGGGGTTTTTGGGACATCCTGTAAATGCCTTCAAGTTGATGAAAAGGCTCAACACAGAGTGGGGTGAGCTGGAGAGCCTGGTGCTGAAGGACATGTCAGATG GCTTTATCTCCAACATGACTATCCAGCGGCAGTTCTTCCCCAATGATGAGGATCAGACTGGGGCAGCCAAAGCCCTTCTGAGGCTCCAGGACACGTATAATCTGGACACAGACACCCTCTCCAGAGGGAATCTGCCAG GTGTGAAGCACAAATCCTTCCTGACAGCTGAGGACTGCTTTGAGCTGGGGAAGATTGCCTACACGGAAGCTGACTACTACCACACGGAGCTCTGGATGGAGCAAGCTCTGAAGCAGCTGGATGAGGGAGAAGTGTCCTCTGCAGACAAAGTCTACATCCTGGACTACCTGAGCTATGCTGTGTATCAGCAGGGGGACCTGGGCAAGGCCATGGCACTCACCAAACGCCTCCTGGAGCTGG ATCCCGAACATCAAAGAGCCAACGGgaacatgaaatattttgaatatatcATGgccaaagagaaagaaggaaataagtCCAGCACGGATTCagaagagcaggagaaggaaacTGAGGTTAAGAAAAAGGATTACCTGCCTGAGAGAAGGAAGTACGAAATGCTGTGCCGTGGGGAGGGGCTCAAAATG ACTCCTCGGAGACAGAAGAGACTCTTCTGCCGCTACTACGACGGGAACAGGAACCCCAGGTACATCCTGGGCCCCGTCAAGCAGGAGGATGAGTGGGACAAGCCCCGGATCGTTCGCTTCCTGGACATCATCTCCGACGAGGAGATCGAGACCGTGAAGGAACTGGCCAAGCCGAGG CTGAGGCGAGCCACCATTTCAAACCCCATAACGGGAGCCTTGGAGACGGCACATTACAGAATTAGCAAAAG TGCGTGGCTGTCGGGGTACGAGAGCCCCGTGGTGTCCCGGATCAACACGAGGATACAGGACCTCACCGGGCTGGACGTGTccacagcagaggagctgcag GTGGCAAATTATGGAGTGGGAGGACAGTATGAGCCCCACTTTGACTTTGCACGG AAAGATGAGCCAGATGCTTTTAAGGAATTGGGAACAGGCAACAGAATTGCTACTTGGTTGTTTTAT ATGAGTGACGTGTCAGCAGGGGGAGCCACGGTCTTTCCTGAAGTCGGAGCCAGCGTCTGGCCCAGAAAG GGGACAGCTGTGTTCTGGTACAATCTGTTCCCGAGCGGAGAAGGCGATTACAGCACCCGGCACGCGGCCTGCCCGGTACTAGTGGGGAATAAATGGG TATCCAACAAATGGCTCCACGAGCGGGGGCAGGAATTCCGAAGGCCGTGCACGTTATCGGAGCTGGAATGA
- the P4HA1 gene encoding prolyl 4-hydroxylase subunit alpha-1 isoform X3: MAFNKVWCALALGFLLPFSCAHTDFFTSIGHMTDLINTEKDLVVSLKDYIKAEESKLEQIKKWAEKLDQLTTTATKDPEGFLGHPVNAFKLMKRLNTEWGELESLVLKDMSDGFISNMTIQRQFFPNDEDQTGAAKALLRLQDTYNLDTDTLSRGNLPGVKHKSFLTAEDCFELGKIAYTEADYYHTELWMEQALKQLDEGEVSSADKVYILDYLSYAVYQQGDLGKAMALTKRLLELDPEHQRANGNMKYFEYIMAKEKEGNKSSTDSEEQEKETEVKKKDYLPERRKYEMLCRGEGLKMTPRRQKRLFCRYYDGNRNPRYILGPVKQEDEWDKPRIVRFLDIISDEEIETVKELAKPRLSRATVHDPETGKLTTAHYRVSKSAWLSGYESPVVSRINTRIQDLTGLDVSTAEELQVANYGVGGQYEPHFDFARKDEPDAFKELGTGNRIATWLFYMSDVSAGGATVFPEVGASVWPRKGTAVFWYNLFPSGEGDYSTRHAACPVLVGNKWVSNKWLHERGQEFRRPCTLSELE, from the exons ATGGCCTTCAACAAGGTTTGGTGTGCCCTAGCCCTTGgatttctgctgcctttttcctGTGCCCACACGGACTTCTTCACTTCCATTG GTCACATGACAGACTTaattaacacagaaaaagatCTGGTGGTGTCACTGAAGGATTACATCAAGGCAGAGGAAAGCAAGCTGGAGCAGATCAAAAA GTGGGCAGAGAAATTGGATCAGCTGACAACCACTGCCACAAAAGACCCAGAGGGGTTTTTGGGACATCCTGTAAATGCCTTCAAGTTGATGAAAAGGCTCAACACAGAGTGGGGTGAGCTGGAGAGCCTGGTGCTGAAGGACATGTCAGATG GCTTTATCTCCAACATGACTATCCAGCGGCAGTTCTTCCCCAATGATGAGGATCAGACTGGGGCAGCCAAAGCCCTTCTGAGGCTCCAGGACACGTATAATCTGGACACAGACACCCTCTCCAGAGGGAATCTGCCAG GTGTGAAGCACAAATCCTTCCTGACAGCTGAGGACTGCTTTGAGCTGGGGAAGATTGCCTACACGGAAGCTGACTACTACCACACGGAGCTCTGGATGGAGCAAGCTCTGAAGCAGCTGGATGAGGGAGAAGTGTCCTCTGCAGACAAAGTCTACATCCTGGACTACCTGAGCTATGCTGTGTATCAGCAGGGGGACCTGGGCAAGGCCATGGCACTCACCAAACGCCTCCTGGAGCTGG ATCCCGAACATCAAAGAGCCAACGGgaacatgaaatattttgaatatatcATGgccaaagagaaagaaggaaataagtCCAGCACGGATTCagaagagcaggagaaggaaacTGAGGTTAAGAAAAAGGATTACCTGCCTGAGAGAAGGAAGTACGAAATGCTGTGCCGTGGGGAGGGGCTCAAAATG ACTCCTCGGAGACAGAAGAGACTCTTCTGCCGCTACTACGACGGGAACAGGAACCCCAGGTACATCCTGGGCCCCGTCAAGCAGGAGGATGAGTGGGACAAGCCCCGGATCGTTCGCTTCCTGGACATCATCTCCGACGAGGAGATCGAGACCGTGAAGGAACTGGCCAAGCCGAGG CTGAGCCGGGCTACTGTGCATGACCCCGAGACTGGCAAACTGACCACAGCACATTACAGAGTCTCGAAGAG TGCGTGGCTGTCGGGGTACGAGAGCCCCGTGGTGTCCCGGATCAACACGAGGATACAGGACCTCACCGGGCTGGACGTGTccacagcagaggagctgcag GTGGCAAATTATGGAGTGGGAGGACAGTATGAGCCCCACTTTGACTTTGCACGG AAAGATGAGCCAGATGCTTTTAAGGAATTGGGAACAGGCAACAGAATTGCTACTTGGTTGTTTTAT ATGAGTGACGTGTCAGCAGGGGGAGCCACGGTCTTTCCTGAAGTCGGAGCCAGCGTCTGGCCCAGAAAG GGGACAGCTGTGTTCTGGTACAATCTGTTCCCGAGCGGAGAAGGCGATTACAGCACCCGGCACGCGGCCTGCCCGGTACTAGTGGGGAATAAATGGG TATCCAACAAATGGCTCCACGAGCGGGGGCAGGAATTCCGAAGGCCGTGCACGTTATCGGAGCTGGAATGA
- the PLA2G12B gene encoding group XIIB secretory phospholipase A2-like protein isoform X3, translating to MRLLLRAALLCLCLGPGQCSEGAARESTGHQDPQAESSYSDWGIDTIRDGFETVNSYFDSFLELLGGKNGVCQYRCRYGKAPMPRPHYKPQEPNGCSSNFLGLKVPESLDLGIPAMTKCCNQLDICYDTCGANKYRCDAKFRWCLHSICSDLKRSLGFVSKVQGTA from the exons ATGAGGCTGCTGCTCCGGGCAGCGCTGCTGTGCCTCTGCCTGGGCCCGGGGCAGTGCTCCGAGGGGGCAGCACGGGAGAGCACCGGCCACCAGGACCCACAGGCAGAGTCATCCTACTCCGACTGGGGCATCGACACCATCCGGGACGGCTTCGAAACGGTCAACAGCTACTTCGACTCCTTCCTGGAGCTGCTCGGGGGGAAGAACGGCGTCTGTCAGTACAGATGTCGGTACG gGAAGGCTCCAATGCCACGACCTCACTACAAGCCCCAGGAACCCAACGGCTGTAGCTCCAATTTTCTGGGGCTCAAGGTACCCGAAAGT cTAGATTTGGGCATCCCTGCCATGACCAAGTGCTGTAACCAGCTGGACATTTGCTATGACACCTGCGGGGCCAACAAGTACCGCTGTGACGCCAAGTTCCGCTGGTGCCTCCACTCCATCTGCTCCGACCTCAAGCGCAGCCTCGGCTTTGTCTCCAAGGTCCAAG gtACAGCCTGA
- the P4HA1 gene encoding prolyl 4-hydroxylase subunit alpha-1 isoform X2 — protein MAFNKVWCALALGFLLPFSCAHTDFFTSIGHMTDLINTEKDLVVSLKDYIKAEESKLEQIKKWAEKLDQLTTTATKDPEGFLGHPVNAFKLMKRLNTEWGELESLVLKDMSDGFISNMTIQRQFFPNDEDQTGAAKALLRLQDTYNLDTDTLSRGNLPGVKHKSFLTAEDCFELGKIAYTEADYYHTELWMEQALKQLDEGEVSSADKVYILDYLSYAVYQQGDLGKAMALTKRLLELDPEHQRANGNMKYFEYIMAKEKEGNKSSTDSEEQEKETEVKKKDYLPERRKYEMLCRGEGLKMTPRRQKRLFCRYYDGNRNPRYILGPVKQEDEWDKPRIVRFLDIISDEEIETVKELAKPRLRRATISNPITGALETAHYRISKSAWLSGYESPVVSRINTRIQDLTGLDVSTAEELQVANYGVGGQYEPHFDFGRKDEPDAFKELGTGNRIATWLFYMSDVSAGGATVFPEVGASVWPRKGTAVFWYNLFPSGEGDYSTRHAACPVLVGNKWVSNKWLHERGQEFRRPCTLSELE, from the exons ATGGCCTTCAACAAGGTTTGGTGTGCCCTAGCCCTTGgatttctgctgcctttttcctGTGCCCACACGGACTTCTTCACTTCCATTG GTCACATGACAGACTTaattaacacagaaaaagatCTGGTGGTGTCACTGAAGGATTACATCAAGGCAGAGGAAAGCAAGCTGGAGCAGATCAAAAA GTGGGCAGAGAAATTGGATCAGCTGACAACCACTGCCACAAAAGACCCAGAGGGGTTTTTGGGACATCCTGTAAATGCCTTCAAGTTGATGAAAAGGCTCAACACAGAGTGGGGTGAGCTGGAGAGCCTGGTGCTGAAGGACATGTCAGATG GCTTTATCTCCAACATGACTATCCAGCGGCAGTTCTTCCCCAATGATGAGGATCAGACTGGGGCAGCCAAAGCCCTTCTGAGGCTCCAGGACACGTATAATCTGGACACAGACACCCTCTCCAGAGGGAATCTGCCAG GTGTGAAGCACAAATCCTTCCTGACAGCTGAGGACTGCTTTGAGCTGGGGAAGATTGCCTACACGGAAGCTGACTACTACCACACGGAGCTCTGGATGGAGCAAGCTCTGAAGCAGCTGGATGAGGGAGAAGTGTCCTCTGCAGACAAAGTCTACATCCTGGACTACCTGAGCTATGCTGTGTATCAGCAGGGGGACCTGGGCAAGGCCATGGCACTCACCAAACGCCTCCTGGAGCTGG ATCCCGAACATCAAAGAGCCAACGGgaacatgaaatattttgaatatatcATGgccaaagagaaagaaggaaataagtCCAGCACGGATTCagaagagcaggagaaggaaacTGAGGTTAAGAAAAAGGATTACCTGCCTGAGAGAAGGAAGTACGAAATGCTGTGCCGTGGGGAGGGGCTCAAAATG ACTCCTCGGAGACAGAAGAGACTCTTCTGCCGCTACTACGACGGGAACAGGAACCCCAGGTACATCCTGGGCCCCGTCAAGCAGGAGGATGAGTGGGACAAGCCCCGGATCGTTCGCTTCCTGGACATCATCTCCGACGAGGAGATCGAGACCGTGAAGGAACTGGCCAAGCCGAGG CTGAGGCGAGCCACCATTTCAAACCCCATAACGGGAGCCTTGGAGACGGCACATTACAGAATTAGCAAAAG TGCGTGGCTGTCGGGGTACGAGAGCCCCGTGGTGTCCCGGATCAACACGAGGATACAGGACCTCACCGGGCTGGACGTGTccacagcagaggagctgcag GTAGCCAACTACGGAGTAGGGGGCCAGTATGAGCCTCACTTTGATTTTGGAAGG AAAGATGAGCCAGATGCTTTTAAGGAATTGGGAACAGGCAACAGAATTGCTACTTGGTTGTTTTAT ATGAGTGACGTGTCAGCAGGGGGAGCCACGGTCTTTCCTGAAGTCGGAGCCAGCGTCTGGCCCAGAAAG GGGACAGCTGTGTTCTGGTACAATCTGTTCCCGAGCGGAGAAGGCGATTACAGCACCCGGCACGCGGCCTGCCCGGTACTAGTGGGGAATAAATGGG TATCCAACAAATGGCTCCACGAGCGGGGGCAGGAATTCCGAAGGCCGTGCACGTTATCGGAGCTGGAATGA